A genomic segment from Candidatus Glassbacteria bacterium encodes:
- a CDS encoding aldo/keto reductase, which produces MTGEMQSEEDKNQTDGGTTMDGRNKINGKLTRREFIAGTAALAAAGMAGGKLRAEGSRFHAIPTSPLPTRRFGKTGAKVPLLTFGSGSRWVQYDTDTALKVMNEAIDSGVFYLDSAHGYGNGKSEERIGMLMPARRKEVLIQTKIMSRGPDQFRKDLELSLKRLNVDYVDSLLMHSMQHEDDLEAVEKKGGTLEQLYRAKEEGLARWVGASSHTNSLVLATLLGRHELDVVQMALNVATNNARDMGFEENALPMAVERDMGIIAMKVMGQDQIVGKYDKFDYATCLRYCLSLPISSATVGMPQPEHLPQNIEVVRNFKPYSDSEREKIKADAAGEIKTSFAEFMAGHRDTA; this is translated from the coding sequence ATGACCGGAGAGATGCAGAGCGAAGAGGACAAAAATCAAACTGACGGAGGGACAACAATGGACGGCAGGAATAAAATAAACGGTAAACTCACACGCCGTGAATTTATCGCCGGAACCGCCGCGCTCGCCGCGGCCGGGATGGCGGGTGGAAAATTGCGGGCGGAGGGCAGCAGGTTCCATGCAATCCCGACCTCGCCGCTGCCGACCCGCAGGTTCGGCAAAACCGGAGCGAAAGTGCCCCTGCTCACCTTCGGCAGCGGCAGCCGCTGGGTGCAGTACGACACGGACACGGCGCTGAAAGTGATGAACGAGGCGATCGACTCCGGCGTGTTCTATCTCGACAGCGCCCATGGCTACGGCAACGGCAAGAGCGAGGAGCGAATCGGGATGCTGATGCCGGCGCGGCGCAAGGAAGTGCTGATCCAGACCAAGATCATGTCCCGAGGGCCGGACCAGTTCCGCAAGGATCTGGAACTGAGTCTGAAACGGCTTAACGTCGACTATGTGGATTCGCTGCTGATGCACAGCATGCAGCATGAGGACGATCTGGAAGCGGTCGAGAAGAAGGGCGGTACGCTGGAGCAGCTCTACCGGGCCAAGGAAGAGGGCCTGGCCCGCTGGGTCGGCGCCAGCAGCCATACCAACAGCCTGGTGCTGGCCACCCTGCTGGGCCGCCACGAACTCGATGTCGTCCAGATGGCGCTCAATGTCGCCACCAACAACGCCCGCGACATGGGGTTCGAGGAAAACGCCCTGCCGATGGCGGTGGAGAGGGACATGGGGATTATCGCGATGAAGGTGATGGGCCAGGACCAGATTGTGGGCAAATACGACAAGTTCGACTACGCCACTTGCCTGCGCTACTGCCTCAGCCTGCCGATCAGTTCGGCCACGGTGGGCATGCCTCAACCGGAGCACCTGCCGCAGAATATCGAAGTGGTCAGGAATTTCAAACCGTACAGCGACAGCGAGAGAGAGAAAATCAAGGCCGATGCGGCCGGCGAAATCAAAACCTCGTTCGCCGAGTTCATGGCCGGCCACCGGGACACGGCCTGA